AGCTGTATGCGGTGCACTGGGTCGCGCATTCGCCGCAGGCGGTCGGCCTGGAGCACCTGAAGCTGGAAACCGCCGGCACGCTGGACGAAGCGCTGGCCGCGGCTGCGGTCGACGGCATCCCGGCGCAGAACATCGTGGCCGGCGACGACCGCGGCAATATCGGCTGGACCGTGGCCGGCGTGCTGCCGCGCCGCGACGCCGCCGGCCGCGGCCTGGCCGTGACCTTCCCGCTGGGCGCGGAGGGCGACGCCCCGACCTGGAACGGCCTGCTGGCGCCCGACGAGTATCCGCGCGTGGTGAATCCGGCGGGCGGCCAGCTGGTCACCGCCAACAACCGCCAGCTCGCGGGTCCCGACGCCCAGCTGATCGGCGACGGCGGCTTCGACCTCGGCGCGCGCGCGCACCAGCTGAGCGACGGCGTGCGCCAGCTCGGCGACAAGGCCGACGTGCCGGCGGTGTTCCGCGTCGCCCTCGACGACCGCGCCCTGTACGTGCAGGGCTGGCGCGACCGCCTGCTGGCGCTGCTCGACGAGCATGCCGTGGCCGGCCATCCCGAGCGCGCCGAAGTCCGCCGCTTGCTGAAGGACAGCTGGGACGGCCATGCCAGCACGGGCTCGAGCGGCTACCGCCTGGCGCAGCAGTTCCGCTGGTCGCTGTACGAGCTGGTGTTCGCCGGCGCCAACGCCGAGATGGAAAAGCTCGACCCGAAGGCGAACATGGCGGTCGCCACCTCGCGTTGGCCGGTCGTGCTGGTGCGCCTGCTGGACGAGCGTCCCGCGGCCTGGCTGCCGCCGGCCTATGCCAGCTGGCAGGACCTGCAGCTGGCCGCGGTGGACCGCACGATCGCCGACGTCACCAAGGACGGCAAGACGCTGGCGCAGGCCACCTGGGGCGTGCGCAATACCGCCGAGATCGCGCATCCGATCAGCATGGCCCTGCCGTTCCTGAAGCGCTGGCTGGGCGCGCCGCCCGACCAGCTGCCGGGCGACGCCAACATGCCGCGCGTGGCGGGGCCGAAGTTCGGGCAGTCGGAGCGGCTGACGGTGTCGCCGGGAAGGGAAGAGGAGGGCTTGTACGACATGCCGGGCGGGCAGAGCGGGCATCCGCTGTCGCCCTGGTTCCTGGGCGGACACGAGGACTGGGTACACGGCAAGCCGACCCCGTTGCTGCCGGGGCCGGTGGAGCATACGCTGATCTTCGCGCCTAGGTCGGCACCCAGAGCGTCTGCAGCATTCCGGTGACGGTGTCGGCCGGGGCCGGACGGCCCAGGTAGAAGCCCTGCACCAGGTCGCAGCCGTATTCCTCCAGCAGCACCAGCTGCTCGCCGGTCTCGACGCCCTCGGCCACCACCATCATTTTCAGGCCGTGCGCCATCGCGATGATGGCGCGGGTGATGGCCGCGTTCTCGGAATCCTGCGGCAGGCCGCTGATGAAGCTGCGGTCGATCTTCAGGGCGCGCACGTCGAAGCGCTTCAGGTAGTTCATCGACGAGTAGCCGGTGCCGAAATCGTCGATCGACAGGTAGACGCCGATCGCGCGCAACTGCTCCAGGGTGGCCATGGTCGCCTTGGCGTCGTCCATCAGCGTGCCTTCGGTCAGTTCGAGCTCCAGCAGGCGCGGATCGAGCCCGGTGTCGTGCAGGGCCGACAGCACGATCTGGCTCAGGTTCTCGTCCTTGAACTGCTTGGCCGACAGGTTCACCGCCATGCGCACCGGACGGCGGGTCAGCTTCTGCCAGGCGCGCGCCTGGCTGCAGGCGGTGCGCAGGACCCATTCGCCGATCGGCACGATCAGGCCGGTCTCCTCGGCCAGCGGGATGAACTCGGTGGGCGAGACCACACCGCGCTCGGCATGGCGCCAGCGCACCAGCGCCTCGACCCCGACGATCTCGGACGAGCGCACGTCGAGCTGCGGCTGGTACAGCAGGTACAGCTCGTCGTTCTGCAGCGCCTTG
This window of the Massilia sp. WG5 genome carries:
- a CDS encoding penicillin acylase family protein — its product is MARRAWLVWGRRILLLLAALLALAVLGAWLFLRASLAQLDGKRSSPLLGSSVTVTRDAIGVPTISGASRIDLAYATGFVHAQERFFQMDLLRRSAAGELAELFGPKALPLDRAHRMHRFRAYAGEALARLSPEQRLFVERYAAGVNDGLNALGARPFEYALTGAAPRPWTPADSLLAVWAMYLDLQGNQEPRELARGWLARHLDPAQRAFLLPEASRWDAPLDVPLNAPALAAAAPIPASAPAWWGRKEAVPPRQVAGLHFADSVGSNNYAVAGTRSSSGAAIVSDDMHLGLQLPNTWYRMALRFPDAKGAQRRVVGVSLPGAPPLVIVGSNGHVAWAFTNSYADTLDLVRLGTDPARAGQVKLPSGWETPREVVETILVKGQAPARLRVRETSLGPIREAGGELYAVHWVAHSPQAVGLEHLKLETAGTLDEALAAAAVDGIPAQNIVAGDDRGNIGWTVAGVLPRRDAAGRGLAVTFPLGAEGDAPTWNGLLAPDEYPRVVNPAGGQLVTANNRQLAGPDAQLIGDGGFDLGARAHQLSDGVRQLGDKADVPAVFRVALDDRALYVQGWRDRLLALLDEHAVAGHPERAEVRRLLKDSWDGHASTGSSGYRLAQQFRWSLYELVFAGANAEMEKLDPKANMAVATSRWPVVLVRLLDERPAAWLPPAYASWQDLQLAAVDRTIADVTKDGKTLAQATWGVRNTAEIAHPISMALPFLKRWLGAPPDQLPGDANMPRVAGPKFGQSERLTVSPGREEEGLYDMPGGQSGHPLSPWFLGGHEDWVHGKPTPLLPGPVEHTLIFAPRSAPRASAAFR